The following coding sequences lie in one Populus trichocarpa isolate Nisqually-1 chromosome 14, P.trichocarpa_v4.1, whole genome shotgun sequence genomic window:
- the LOC7469392 gene encoding putative ABC transporter C family member 15 isoform X1, with amino-acid sequence MLDLGAAAAAAAAAAANLKLLIRMDWPQLQSPCLREHITIGVQLGFLGILLLHLLRKCADLAFNGGTKTTDQGKENYHIGLKFSNSYKASMVCSTCLLGVHISMLLVLLNGQETSCNSIVRVFSAEVLQMISWAITLVAVFRIFPSRRYVKFPWIIRAWWLCSFMLSIVCTSLDINFKITNHGHLRLRDYAELFALLPSTFLLAISFRGKTGIVFNAFNGVTDPLLHEKSDKDSDTKRESPYGKATLLQLITFSWLTPLFAVGYKKPLEQDEIPDVYIKDSAGFLSSSFDENLNQVKEKDRTANPSIYKAIFLFIRKKAAINALFAVTSAAASYVGPYLIDDFVNFLTEKKTRSLQSGYLLALGFLGAKTVETIAQRQWIFGARQLGLRLRASLISHIYKKGLLLSSQSRQSHTSGEIINYMSVDIQRITDFIWYLNYIWMLPVQITLAIYILHTTLGLGSMAALTATLAVMACNIPITRFQKRYQTKIMEAKDKRMKATSEVLRNMKILKLQAWDTQFLHKIESLRKIEYNCLWKSLRLSAISAFVFWGSPTFISVVTFGACMLMGIQLTAGRVLSALATFRMLQDPIFNLPDLLSVIAQGKVSADRVASFLQEGEIQHDATEHVPKDQAEYAISIDDGRFCWDSDSSNPTLDEIRLKVKRGMKVAICGTVGSGKSSLLSCILGEIQKLSGTVKISGAKAYVPQSPWILTGNIRENILFGNPYDSVRYYRTVKACALLKDFELFSSGDLTDIGERGINMSGGQKQRIQIARAVYQDADIYLFDDPFSAVDAHTGSQLFQECLMGILKDKTIIYVTHQVEFLPAADIILVMQNGRIAEAGTFSELLKQNVGFEALVGAHSQALESVLTVENSRRTSQDPEPDSESNTESTSNSNCLSHYESDHDLSVEITEKGGKFVQDEEREKGSIGKEVYWSYLTTVKGGALVPCIILAQSLFQILQIVSNYWMAWSSPPTSDTAPVYGMNFILLVYTLLSISSSLCVLVRATLVAIAGLSTAQKLFTNMLRSLLRAPMAFFDSTPTGRILNRASMDQSVIDMEIAQRLGWCAFSIIQILGTIAVMSQVAWEVFVIFIPVTAVCIWYQQYYTPTARELARLAGIQQAPILHHFSESLAGAATIRAFDQQERFYCSNLDLIDNHSRPWFHNVSAMEWLSFRLNLLSNFVFAFSLVLLVSLPEGVISPSIAGLAVTYGINLNVLQASVIWNICNAENKMISIERVLQYSSITSEAPLVLEQSRPPNKWPEVGAICFKDLQIRYAEHLPSVLKNINCAFPGRKKVGVVGRTGSGKSTLIQAIFRIVEPREGSIIIDDVDISKIGLQDLRSRLSIIPQDPTMFEGTVRGNLDPLGQYSDYEIWEALEKCQLGDLVRGKDEKLDSPVVENGENWSVGQRQLFCLGRALLKKSRILVLDEATASVDSATDGVIQKIISQEFKDRTVVTIAHRIHTVIDSDLVLVLSDGRVAEFDTPARLLEREESFFSKLIKEYSMRSQSFNNLTNVHA; translated from the exons ATGTTAGATTtaggtgctgctgctgctgctgctgctgctgctgctgcaa ATCTTAAGCTATTAATTCGGATGGATTGGCCGCAGCTACAGTCACCCTGTTTGCGGGAGCACATAACCATAGGTGTACAGCTTGGGTTCCTCGGAATCTTGTTACTTCATCTTCTACGAAAATGCGCAGACCTAGCTTTCAATGGTGGAACAAAGACCACAGATCAAGGCAAGGAGAATTACCACATTGGATTGAAGTTCAGCAACTCTTACAAAGCGAGCATGGTTTGTTCGACTTGTCTGCTGGGAGTCCATATCTCAATGCTACTGGTGCTGTTAAATGGTCAAGAGACCAGTTGCAACTCCATAGTACGAGTCTTTTCAGCTGAGGTCTTGCAAATGATATCATGGGCAATTACACTGGTTGCAGTCTTTAGGATTTTTCCGAGTAGAAGGTATGTCAAGTTCCCTTGGATTATAAGAGCATGGTGGCTTTGCAGCTTCATGCTGTCCATTGTCTGCACATCTTTAGATATCAACTTCAAAATTACAAACCATGGCCATCTTAGGCTACGAGATTATGCAGAGCTCTTTGCTCTCCTCCCATCCACATTCCTGCTAGCTATTTCATTTCGAGGGAAGACAGGCATAGTCTTTAATGCATTTAATGGCGTCACCGACCCACTTCTCCATGAAAAGAGTGATAAAGATTCAGACACCAAGAGAGAATCACCATATGGAAAAGCTACACTCCTCCAGCTGATTACCTTCTCTTGGCTCACCCCGTTGTTTGCTGTTGGTTACAAGAAACCTCTTGAACAGGATGAAATCCCAGATGTTTATATCAAGGATTCTGCTGGAttcctctcctcctcctttgaTGAGAATCTAAATCAAGTTAAGGAGAAAGATAGAACCGCAAACCCCTCTATCTACAAGGCAATCTTTTTGTTCATCAGAAAGAAAGCAGCAATTAATGCATTATTCGCAGTTACCAGTGCAGCAGCATCATATGTTGGTCCCTACCTCATTGATGACTTCGTGAATTTCCTAACCGAGAAGAAAACCAGGAGCTTACAGAGTGGCTACCTTCTTGCATTAGGGTTTCTAGGTGCAAAGACAGTGGAGACAATAGCGCAGAGACAGTGGATATTTGGAGCCCGACAGCTCGGCCTTCGTCTTAGAGCCTCCCTGATATCTCACATTTACAAGAAGGGCCTACTCTTGTCAAGCCAATCCCGCCAAAGCCACACCAGTGGAGAGATAATCAACTACATGAGTGTAGATATCCAACGAATTACAGATTTCATCTGGTACTTGAACTATATATGGATGTTGCCTGTACAAATTACCTTAGCAATCTACATTCTACATACAACTCTAGGTTTGGGGTCAATGGCAGCATTAACTGCAACTTTAGCAGTGATGGCTTGCAACATACCCATAACAAGATTCCAGAAAAGATACCAGACTAAGATCATGGAAGCCAAGGACAAAAGAATGAAAGCCACTTCAGAAGTCCTTCGGAACATGAAGATACTAAAACTCCAAGCATGGGACACTCAATTCCTACACAAGATAGAAAGCTTGAGGAAAATAGAGTATAATTGTCTATGGAAGTCTCTCAGGCTTTCAGCAATTTCAGCTTTTGTCTTCTGGGGATCACCCACGTTTATCTCTGTGGTCACGTTTGGTGCATGTATGCTAATGGGAATCCAACTCACAGCAGGAAGAGTCCTATCAGCATTGGCCACCTTCCGAATGTTGCAGGACCCCATATTCAATCTACCTGACCTGCTCTCTGTGATTGCACAGGGAAAAGTTTCAGCAGATAGAGTTGCTTCCTTCCTTCAGGAAGGTGAAATTCAGCATGATGCCACTGAGCATGTTCCAAAAGATCAAGCAGAGTATGCAATTAGTATTGATGATGGACGATTCTGCTGggactccgattcaagcaaccCAACCCTTGATGAAATACGGTTGAAAGTGAAGAGAGGTATGAAAGTCGCAATTTGTGGGACCGTGGGATCAGGCAAGTCCAGCCTGCTTTCTTGCATTCTTGGAGAAATACAGAAGTTGTCAGGGACAGTGAAGATCAGTGGCGCAAAAGCTTACGTTCCTCAATCTCCATGGATACTGACAGGAAATATCAGGGAGAACATACTATTTGGGAATCCATATGACAGTGTCAGGTATTACAGAACAGTTAAAGCATGTGCTTTGTTGAAGGATTTTGAACTGTTCTCCAGTGGTGACTTAACTGATATTGGAGAAAGAGGGATAAACATGAGCGGGGGACAGAAGCAGAGGATACAGATAGCTCGTGCAGTTTACCAGGATGctgatatatatttatttgatgacCCTTTCAGTGCTGTAGATGCTCATACAGGATCCCAACTCTTTCAG gAATGCCTAATGGGAATTCTCAAAGATAAGACTATAATTTATGTCACCCATCAAGTGGAGTTTCTTCCTGCTGCAGACATCATTCTG GTGATGCAAAATGGAAGAATAGCAGAGGCTGGAACATTTAGTGAACTTTTGAAACAGAACGTAGGATTTGAAGCTTTAGTCGGTGCTCATAGCCAAGCTCTAGAATCAGTCCTTACAGTTGAGAATTCGAGGAGAACATCTCAAGATCCAGAACCTGACAGTGAATCTAATACAGAATCCACTTCAAACTCAAACTGTCTCTCACATTACGAGTCGGACCATGACCTCTCTGTAGAAATAACAGAAAAGGGAGGAAAATTCGTGCAagatgaagagagagagaaaggaagcaTTGGAAAAGAAGTTTACTGGTCATACTTGACCACTGTGAAAGGTGGTGCCCTGGTCCCATGTATAATCTTAGCACAGTCATTATTCCAAATTTTACAGATAGTTAGTAACTACTGGATGGCATGGTCTTCTCCTCCTACAAGTGACACTGCTCCAGTATATGGGATGAATTTCATATTGCTTGTTTATACACTACTTTCTATTAGTAGTTCACTATGTGTCCTGGTCCGAGCCACACTAGTAGCAATAGCAGGACTTTCAACAGCACAAAAGCTCTTCACAAACATGCTGCGTAGTCTACTCCGAGCTCCAATGGCATTTTTTGATTCAACCCCAACCGGAAGGATATTAAACCGA GCATCAATGGATCAAAGCGTCATAGACATGGAAATTGCACAAAGACTCGGCTGGTGTGCTTTCTCAATAATACAGATTCTAGGGACCATTGCAGTGATGTCCCAGGTCGCATGGGAAGTGTTTGTGATCTTCATTCCAGTAACTGCAGTCTGCATATGGTACCAA CAATATTACACGCCAACAGCAAGAGAACTGGCTCGCTTAGCAGGGATACAACAAGCCCCGATCCTCCATCATTTTTCAGAATCACTAGCAGGAGCAGCAACAATTCGTGCTTTTGATCAACAAGAACGTTTTTATTGTTCAAACCTTGATCTGATAGACAACCACTCAAGGCCATGGTTTCATAATGTATCTGCAATGGAATGGCTTTCTTTCAGGCTGAATTTGCTATCCAATTTTGTGTTTGCCTTCTCATTGGTTTTGCTGGTGAGCCTTCCTGAAGGAGTAATCAGTCCAA GCATTGCTGGGTTAGCTGTAACATATGGAATAAACTTGAATGTTTTGCAAGCTTCCGTCATATGGAACATATGCAAtgcagaaaataaaatgatctcAATAGAAAGAGTACTTCAGTACTCCAGCATAACGAGTGAAGCGCCCCTTGTGCTTGAGCAGAGCAGGCCTCCAAACAAGTGGCCAGAAGTAGGAGCGATCTGCTTCAAAGATTTGCAG ATTCGCTACGCAGAGCATCTGCCATCTGTTCTGAAAAACATTAACTGTGCATTTCCTGGAAGAAAAAAGGTTGGAGTTGTAGGAAGGACAGGAAGTGGGAAATCAACCCTCATACAGGCAATTTTCAGAATTGTGGAACCCAGAGAGGGAAGCATTATCATCGATGATGTGGACATTTCAAAGATAGGTCTTCAAGACTTGAGATCAAGGCTTAGCATCATCCCCCAAGACCCAACAATGTTTGAGGGAACAGTGAGGGGAAACCTTGACCCACTGGGTCAGTACTCTGACTATGAAATATGGGAG GCTCTAGAAAAGTGTCAACTAGGAGATTTGGTGCGCGGAAAAGATGAAAAGTTGGACTCCCCAG TGGTGGAAAATGGAGAAAATTGGAGTGTGGGTCAAAGGCAACTATTCTGTTTGGGAAGAGCATTGCTAAAGAAAAGCAGGATTCTTGTACTGGATGAAGCAACAGCATCAGTCGATTCAGCAACTGATGGGGTGATACAAAAGATCATCAGTCAAGAATTCAAAGATCGAACAGTGGTCACAATAGCTCACAGAATCCACACAGTCATAGACAGTGATCTTGTTTTGGTCCTTAGTGATG GGAGAGTTGCAGAGTTTGATACGCCAGCAAGGCTACTAGAAAGGGAGGAATCTTTCTTTTCAAAGCTTATAAAAGAGTATTCCATGAGATCTCAGAGCTTCAACAACTTAACAAACGTGCACGCATAA
- the LOC7469392 gene encoding putative ABC transporter C family member 15 isoform X2, which produces MLDLGAAAAGADLKLLIRMDWPQLQSPCLREHITIGVQLGFLGILLLHLLRKCADLAFNGGTKTTDQGKENYHIGLKFSNSYKASMVCSTCLLGVHISMLLVLLNGQETSCNSIVRVFSAEVLQMISWAITLVAVFRIFPSRRYVKFPWIIRAWWLCSFMLSIVCTSLDINFKITNHGHLRLRDYAELFALLPSTFLLAISFRGKTGIVFNAFNGVTDPLLHEKSDKDSDTKRESPYGKATLLQLITFSWLTPLFAVGYKKPLEQDEIPDVYIKDSAGFLSSSFDENLNQVKEKDRTANPSIYKAIFLFIRKKAAINALFAVTSAAASYVGPYLIDDFVNFLTEKKTRSLQSGYLLALGFLGAKTVETIAQRQWIFGARQLGLRLRASLISHIYKKGLLLSSQSRQSHTSGEIINYMSVDIQRITDFIWYLNYIWMLPVQITLAIYILHTTLGLGSMAALTATLAVMACNIPITRFQKRYQTKIMEAKDKRMKATSEVLRNMKILKLQAWDTQFLHKIESLRKIEYNCLWKSLRLSAISAFVFWGSPTFISVVTFGACMLMGIQLTAGRVLSALATFRMLQDPIFNLPDLLSVIAQGKVSADRVASFLQEGEIQHDATEHVPKDQAEYAISIDDGRFCWDSDSSNPTLDEIRLKVKRGMKVAICGTVGSGKSSLLSCILGEIQKLSGTVKISGAKAYVPQSPWILTGNIRENILFGNPYDSVRYYRTVKACALLKDFELFSSGDLTDIGERGINMSGGQKQRIQIARAVYQDADIYLFDDPFSAVDAHTGSQLFQECLMGILKDKTIIYVTHQVEFLPAADIILVMQNGRIAEAGTFSELLKQNVGFEALVGAHSQALESVLTVENSRRTSQDPEPDSESNTESTSNSNCLSHYESDHDLSVEITEKGGKFVQDEEREKGSIGKEVYWSYLTTVKGGALVPCIILAQSLFQILQIVSNYWMAWSSPPTSDTAPVYGMNFILLVYTLLSISSSLCVLVRATLVAIAGLSTAQKLFTNMLRSLLRAPMAFFDSTPTGRILNRASMDQSVIDMEIAQRLGWCAFSIIQILGTIAVMSQVAWEVFVIFIPVTAVCIWYQQYYTPTARELARLAGIQQAPILHHFSESLAGAATIRAFDQQERFYCSNLDLIDNHSRPWFHNVSAMEWLSFRLNLLSNFVFAFSLVLLVSLPEGVISPSIAGLAVTYGINLNVLQASVIWNICNAENKMISIERVLQYSSITSEAPLVLEQSRPPNKWPEVGAICFKDLQIRYAEHLPSVLKNINCAFPGRKKVGVVGRTGSGKSTLIQAIFRIVEPREGSIIIDDVDISKIGLQDLRSRLSIIPQDPTMFEGTVRGNLDPLGQYSDYEIWEALEKCQLGDLVRGKDEKLDSPVVENGENWSVGQRQLFCLGRALLKKSRILVLDEATASVDSATDGVIQKIISQEFKDRTVVTIAHRIHTVIDSDLVLVLSDGRVAEFDTPARLLEREESFFSKLIKEYSMRSQSFNNLTNVHA; this is translated from the exons ATGTTAGATTtaggtgctgctgctgctg GTGCAGATCTTAAGCTATTAATTCGGATGGATTGGCCGCAGCTACAGTCACCCTGTTTGCGGGAGCACATAACCATAGGTGTACAGCTTGGGTTCCTCGGAATCTTGTTACTTCATCTTCTACGAAAATGCGCAGACCTAGCTTTCAATGGTGGAACAAAGACCACAGATCAAGGCAAGGAGAATTACCACATTGGATTGAAGTTCAGCAACTCTTACAAAGCGAGCATGGTTTGTTCGACTTGTCTGCTGGGAGTCCATATCTCAATGCTACTGGTGCTGTTAAATGGTCAAGAGACCAGTTGCAACTCCATAGTACGAGTCTTTTCAGCTGAGGTCTTGCAAATGATATCATGGGCAATTACACTGGTTGCAGTCTTTAGGATTTTTCCGAGTAGAAGGTATGTCAAGTTCCCTTGGATTATAAGAGCATGGTGGCTTTGCAGCTTCATGCTGTCCATTGTCTGCACATCTTTAGATATCAACTTCAAAATTACAAACCATGGCCATCTTAGGCTACGAGATTATGCAGAGCTCTTTGCTCTCCTCCCATCCACATTCCTGCTAGCTATTTCATTTCGAGGGAAGACAGGCATAGTCTTTAATGCATTTAATGGCGTCACCGACCCACTTCTCCATGAAAAGAGTGATAAAGATTCAGACACCAAGAGAGAATCACCATATGGAAAAGCTACACTCCTCCAGCTGATTACCTTCTCTTGGCTCACCCCGTTGTTTGCTGTTGGTTACAAGAAACCTCTTGAACAGGATGAAATCCCAGATGTTTATATCAAGGATTCTGCTGGAttcctctcctcctcctttgaTGAGAATCTAAATCAAGTTAAGGAGAAAGATAGAACCGCAAACCCCTCTATCTACAAGGCAATCTTTTTGTTCATCAGAAAGAAAGCAGCAATTAATGCATTATTCGCAGTTACCAGTGCAGCAGCATCATATGTTGGTCCCTACCTCATTGATGACTTCGTGAATTTCCTAACCGAGAAGAAAACCAGGAGCTTACAGAGTGGCTACCTTCTTGCATTAGGGTTTCTAGGTGCAAAGACAGTGGAGACAATAGCGCAGAGACAGTGGATATTTGGAGCCCGACAGCTCGGCCTTCGTCTTAGAGCCTCCCTGATATCTCACATTTACAAGAAGGGCCTACTCTTGTCAAGCCAATCCCGCCAAAGCCACACCAGTGGAGAGATAATCAACTACATGAGTGTAGATATCCAACGAATTACAGATTTCATCTGGTACTTGAACTATATATGGATGTTGCCTGTACAAATTACCTTAGCAATCTACATTCTACATACAACTCTAGGTTTGGGGTCAATGGCAGCATTAACTGCAACTTTAGCAGTGATGGCTTGCAACATACCCATAACAAGATTCCAGAAAAGATACCAGACTAAGATCATGGAAGCCAAGGACAAAAGAATGAAAGCCACTTCAGAAGTCCTTCGGAACATGAAGATACTAAAACTCCAAGCATGGGACACTCAATTCCTACACAAGATAGAAAGCTTGAGGAAAATAGAGTATAATTGTCTATGGAAGTCTCTCAGGCTTTCAGCAATTTCAGCTTTTGTCTTCTGGGGATCACCCACGTTTATCTCTGTGGTCACGTTTGGTGCATGTATGCTAATGGGAATCCAACTCACAGCAGGAAGAGTCCTATCAGCATTGGCCACCTTCCGAATGTTGCAGGACCCCATATTCAATCTACCTGACCTGCTCTCTGTGATTGCACAGGGAAAAGTTTCAGCAGATAGAGTTGCTTCCTTCCTTCAGGAAGGTGAAATTCAGCATGATGCCACTGAGCATGTTCCAAAAGATCAAGCAGAGTATGCAATTAGTATTGATGATGGACGATTCTGCTGggactccgattcaagcaaccCAACCCTTGATGAAATACGGTTGAAAGTGAAGAGAGGTATGAAAGTCGCAATTTGTGGGACCGTGGGATCAGGCAAGTCCAGCCTGCTTTCTTGCATTCTTGGAGAAATACAGAAGTTGTCAGGGACAGTGAAGATCAGTGGCGCAAAAGCTTACGTTCCTCAATCTCCATGGATACTGACAGGAAATATCAGGGAGAACATACTATTTGGGAATCCATATGACAGTGTCAGGTATTACAGAACAGTTAAAGCATGTGCTTTGTTGAAGGATTTTGAACTGTTCTCCAGTGGTGACTTAACTGATATTGGAGAAAGAGGGATAAACATGAGCGGGGGACAGAAGCAGAGGATACAGATAGCTCGTGCAGTTTACCAGGATGctgatatatatttatttgatgacCCTTTCAGTGCTGTAGATGCTCATACAGGATCCCAACTCTTTCAG gAATGCCTAATGGGAATTCTCAAAGATAAGACTATAATTTATGTCACCCATCAAGTGGAGTTTCTTCCTGCTGCAGACATCATTCTG GTGATGCAAAATGGAAGAATAGCAGAGGCTGGAACATTTAGTGAACTTTTGAAACAGAACGTAGGATTTGAAGCTTTAGTCGGTGCTCATAGCCAAGCTCTAGAATCAGTCCTTACAGTTGAGAATTCGAGGAGAACATCTCAAGATCCAGAACCTGACAGTGAATCTAATACAGAATCCACTTCAAACTCAAACTGTCTCTCACATTACGAGTCGGACCATGACCTCTCTGTAGAAATAACAGAAAAGGGAGGAAAATTCGTGCAagatgaagagagagagaaaggaagcaTTGGAAAAGAAGTTTACTGGTCATACTTGACCACTGTGAAAGGTGGTGCCCTGGTCCCATGTATAATCTTAGCACAGTCATTATTCCAAATTTTACAGATAGTTAGTAACTACTGGATGGCATGGTCTTCTCCTCCTACAAGTGACACTGCTCCAGTATATGGGATGAATTTCATATTGCTTGTTTATACACTACTTTCTATTAGTAGTTCACTATGTGTCCTGGTCCGAGCCACACTAGTAGCAATAGCAGGACTTTCAACAGCACAAAAGCTCTTCACAAACATGCTGCGTAGTCTACTCCGAGCTCCAATGGCATTTTTTGATTCAACCCCAACCGGAAGGATATTAAACCGA GCATCAATGGATCAAAGCGTCATAGACATGGAAATTGCACAAAGACTCGGCTGGTGTGCTTTCTCAATAATACAGATTCTAGGGACCATTGCAGTGATGTCCCAGGTCGCATGGGAAGTGTTTGTGATCTTCATTCCAGTAACTGCAGTCTGCATATGGTACCAA CAATATTACACGCCAACAGCAAGAGAACTGGCTCGCTTAGCAGGGATACAACAAGCCCCGATCCTCCATCATTTTTCAGAATCACTAGCAGGAGCAGCAACAATTCGTGCTTTTGATCAACAAGAACGTTTTTATTGTTCAAACCTTGATCTGATAGACAACCACTCAAGGCCATGGTTTCATAATGTATCTGCAATGGAATGGCTTTCTTTCAGGCTGAATTTGCTATCCAATTTTGTGTTTGCCTTCTCATTGGTTTTGCTGGTGAGCCTTCCTGAAGGAGTAATCAGTCCAA GCATTGCTGGGTTAGCTGTAACATATGGAATAAACTTGAATGTTTTGCAAGCTTCCGTCATATGGAACATATGCAAtgcagaaaataaaatgatctcAATAGAAAGAGTACTTCAGTACTCCAGCATAACGAGTGAAGCGCCCCTTGTGCTTGAGCAGAGCAGGCCTCCAAACAAGTGGCCAGAAGTAGGAGCGATCTGCTTCAAAGATTTGCAG ATTCGCTACGCAGAGCATCTGCCATCTGTTCTGAAAAACATTAACTGTGCATTTCCTGGAAGAAAAAAGGTTGGAGTTGTAGGAAGGACAGGAAGTGGGAAATCAACCCTCATACAGGCAATTTTCAGAATTGTGGAACCCAGAGAGGGAAGCATTATCATCGATGATGTGGACATTTCAAAGATAGGTCTTCAAGACTTGAGATCAAGGCTTAGCATCATCCCCCAAGACCCAACAATGTTTGAGGGAACAGTGAGGGGAAACCTTGACCCACTGGGTCAGTACTCTGACTATGAAATATGGGAG GCTCTAGAAAAGTGTCAACTAGGAGATTTGGTGCGCGGAAAAGATGAAAAGTTGGACTCCCCAG TGGTGGAAAATGGAGAAAATTGGAGTGTGGGTCAAAGGCAACTATTCTGTTTGGGAAGAGCATTGCTAAAGAAAAGCAGGATTCTTGTACTGGATGAAGCAACAGCATCAGTCGATTCAGCAACTGATGGGGTGATACAAAAGATCATCAGTCAAGAATTCAAAGATCGAACAGTGGTCACAATAGCTCACAGAATCCACACAGTCATAGACAGTGATCTTGTTTTGGTCCTTAGTGATG GGAGAGTTGCAGAGTTTGATACGCCAGCAAGGCTACTAGAAAGGGAGGAATCTTTCTTTTCAAAGCTTATAAAAGAGTATTCCATGAGATCTCAGAGCTTCAACAACTTAACAAACGTGCACGCATAA